A part of Ziziphus jujuba cultivar Dongzao chromosome 8, ASM3175591v1 genomic DNA contains:
- the LOC107412754 gene encoding protein-S-isoprenylcysteine O-methyltransferase A isoform X1 — MSFLERKISVLISESFSPFSGTVKLVNWKQSLVEFLSTKMALVLTYTAARQLSQMLLALAFFHGSEYLLALVIHGISNVNLASLLISNHYILAMILSFLEYFVEILLVPELKEHWWVSNMGLALVVIGEIIRKLAIITAGRSFTHLIRTSHVEHHKLVTHGIYKFVRHPGYCGFLIWAVGTQIMLCNPLSTIAFAYVVWRFFAQRIPYEEYFLRRFFGPQYEEYARRVHSGVPFIR; from the exons ATGTCATTCTTGGAGCGAAAGATTTCAGTATTAATATCAGAAAGCTTTTCACCCTTTTCAG GTACTGTCAAACTTGTGAATTGGAAACAAAGTTTGGTTGAGTTCCTTTCAACAAAAATGGCGCTAGTATTAACTTATACGGCTGCCAGACAGTTGTCTCAGATGTTACTGGCATTAGCCTTTTTCCATGGTTCTGAATACCTATTAGCACTTGTTATTCATGGCATATCAAATGTCAATCTCGCATCTCTTCTAATCAGCAACCACTACATTCTTGCAATGATCTTGTCATTCCTGGAGTATTTTGTTGAAATTCTTTTAGTCCCTGAACTGAAGGAACACTGGTGGGTTAGCAATATGGGACTTGCACTGGTCGTCATAGGGGAAATCATACGTAAATTAGCAATTATAACAGCTGGTAGGTCCTTCACACATTTGATCAGGACTAGTCACGTGGAACATCATAAACTGGTTACTCATGGAATCTATAAGTTTGTTCGTCACCCAGGATACTGTGGTTTCTTGATCTGGGCAGTTGGCACGCAGATAATGCTGTGTAATCCGTTGTCAACAATTGCATTTGCTTATGTTGTTTGGCGCTTCTTTGCACAACGAATACCGTATGAGGAGTATTTCTTGAGACGGTTTTTCGGTCCTCAGTATGAAGAGTATGCACGACGAGTTCATTCCGGTGTGCCATTTATACGGTAA
- the LOC107412754 gene encoding protein-S-isoprenylcysteine O-methyltransferase A isoform X2, which translates to MALVLTYTAARQLSQMLLALAFFHGSEYLLALVIHGISNVNLASLLISNHYILAMILSFLEYFVEILLVPELKEHWWVSNMGLALVVIGEIIRKLAIITAGRSFTHLIRTSHVEHHKLVTHGIYKFVRHPGYCGFLIWAVGTQIMLCNPLSTIAFAYVVWRFFAQRIPYEEYFLRRFFGPQYEEYARRVHSGVPFIR; encoded by the coding sequence ATGGCGCTAGTATTAACTTATACGGCTGCCAGACAGTTGTCTCAGATGTTACTGGCATTAGCCTTTTTCCATGGTTCTGAATACCTATTAGCACTTGTTATTCATGGCATATCAAATGTCAATCTCGCATCTCTTCTAATCAGCAACCACTACATTCTTGCAATGATCTTGTCATTCCTGGAGTATTTTGTTGAAATTCTTTTAGTCCCTGAACTGAAGGAACACTGGTGGGTTAGCAATATGGGACTTGCACTGGTCGTCATAGGGGAAATCATACGTAAATTAGCAATTATAACAGCTGGTAGGTCCTTCACACATTTGATCAGGACTAGTCACGTGGAACATCATAAACTGGTTACTCATGGAATCTATAAGTTTGTTCGTCACCCAGGATACTGTGGTTTCTTGATCTGGGCAGTTGGCACGCAGATAATGCTGTGTAATCCGTTGTCAACAATTGCATTTGCTTATGTTGTTTGGCGCTTCTTTGCACAACGAATACCGTATGAGGAGTATTTCTTGAGACGGTTTTTCGGTCCTCAGTATGAAGAGTATGCACGACGAGTTCATTCCGGTGTGCCATTTATACGGTAA